In Brachypodium distachyon strain Bd21 chromosome 2, Brachypodium_distachyon_v3.0, whole genome shotgun sequence, one genomic interval encodes:
- the LOC100826430 gene encoding uncharacterized protein LOC100826430, producing MQPFSRHAGFFASLKQVEDRLAAEQPQRQPDPPPPPFSDTMTASPLFLGTSTSTATDRGSGPALDFLTLSKDDEDRAQEPQEDSNNDEDDSGEDITRLMSLLGLSPPPRGGGAGDDASASGGCDCSGGDGFMAKVVGMVGPKCEREKKRVDGWIRHYCPGDGGGCREPARLAHLLLAKASWTWDGEGPADRAALAFPSAVKEFLARDAPPPPLTKEGEQTDAE from the exons ATGCAGCCCTTCTCGCGGCACGCCGGCTTCTTCGCCTCCCTCAAGCAG GTGGAAGACAGATTGGCGGCGGAGCAGCCTCAGCGACAGCccgacccgccgccgccgccgttctcggACACCATGACCGCGTCCCCGCTCTTCCTCGGCACGTCCACGTCCACGGCCACCGACCGCGGCAGCGGGCCGGCGCTGGACTTCCTCACCCTCTCCAAAGACGACGAGGACCGCGCGCAGGAGCCCCAAGAGGACTCCAACAACGACGAGGATGACAGCGGGGAGGACATCACACGGCTCATGTCTCTCCTCGgcctgtcgccgccgccacggggTGGTGGCGCTGGCGACGACGCGAGCGCCAGCGGCGGATGCGattgcagcggcggcgacgggttCATGGCGAAGGTCGTCGGCATGGTCGGGCCCAAGTGcgagagggagaagaagagggtgGACGGCTGGATTCGGCATTACtgccccggcgacggcggcgggtgcAGGGAGCCCGCGAGGCTGGCGCACCTGCTGCTCGCCAAGGCTTCGTGGACCTGGGACGGAGAAGGTCCTGCGGATAGAGCAGCCCTTGCGTTCCCTTCCGCCGTGAAGGAGTTCTTGGCCCGTgacgcgccaccgccgccgctgacgaAGGAGGGGGAGCAGACTGATGCAGAGTGA